The Apium graveolens cultivar Ventura chromosome 3, ASM990537v1, whole genome shotgun sequence sequence aacaatccacttctttgccccagcgtcctcggttttatacttatggtcaagtgactcccataagaccttagctgttggcttagcgctgtatacgttatacaacgagtcagacaaacaatttaacacatagttccgacagatgtagtcggagtgcttccaagcatcaacaacatacacagtctgcatgttactctcagcagtgagcaacggtggttcttccttaaggaagcgatccatatgcaatgtggtcagataaaagtgcatcttttgttgccaacgtttgaagttcgttccgttgaacttctcaggtttttcagcatgtgcagcaggcacagtttGCATAAtaggtgcagcaggcaccacaggtggaacagatggtacgtgcgtctgtactacaggtgtattCACACCAGTAGGCATTgcaggtatgatcggaggagtgaattatgccgatatctgtccaagaggaacactaaactgtccaatgacagtgtgtcccacaggcacatgtcccgaaggcacatgtccaacaggcgtttgacccccatcagatcgtacgatccgtgcgttagggttaatcggctgctggtgaaccccatcaaatccagtgatctgtgcgttgggatcagccgtcatgttcatcgaatcgttcacagtttggttcttcatcgatctgttactcaacaaaacaagcagatacagatgtatcagtcacagatgtatataaaataaatagctttaagattgtgaatacaatttgcgattaatacatataatcaaacaaatgtgtgcgtgagtaaacgaaatcaaacggaggaagaaaagatataaacagaagagagatcctcgagtccagttgaaactgtctccttaaagctatttcgcctctcaccgtatgtgtgagtcgatagcctcccaggataaaacgaggtagcggcggcgttacggataacgagcaccttcagcgagcttgaacgagtgcgaaactatcaccgagagagagagagttttgtgtttaaaggcgaatatgtttttggtgtgtctaaccctgACGCCTTataggtgtttatataggtgtagatagacttgtgcgctactcttttccataattaaatatcattaattatggaatcggtataatacttgcaagctactctattccataaataatctcaaacagaatcagattaaatatatcaagacatacaccatatcaattaatctgaaacaaaatcaaattaatttattccataatatttgagccaaattctaatggaaaataataatttccattattaagagaatatcatcatatccCACACATATTTTAGTCATAATTCTAAAAAATATGACTTAACAATATgagacttatacccatattttccaacagtATGGACTGACTCCATACCTGTGGTTTCGTGCTCTAAGTCTTTGCCCGTCGATTGGTCTTCGATTGGTCTTCCATACCTGTAGTTTTGGTTATGGCTTTGGACAGTTGTTCTCATGTTGATATGAATGattatcattttttaaaaaattcgaTCTGTATTTTGATTAGGTTTTTGGGAAGATAACATTGTAATGTCAGGAAATATTATTGTAggaaatatttttcaaaatttttttatGGCATAAAATTTAAATACAAACTCAAAATGATAAATATCACCATTATATTTGTATTAATAGGTAGTTTGGGTATTTTATTTCTTTTGGTCATAGTCGTGAAATATTTAGTTGTAAGATATCTATTTTTTGGATAAGATTTAATGTGTTTCtaaaaaaatgtaattttttaaagatgctggatatgattttatatgcatttttttAAAGCATGGGAGTTATATTAAGTGATCGTAAACCTTCAGTTTTCCCTAATAAAATTTGGTGCAGACTCTTACTATAAATGCTTCTCATTTATGTTTTACTTTAACTTTTCTGCGGAAGTCGGTGTACAGTATATAATTTGGCCGCTAATATATAGCTAACAATACTTTGCTTGTTTGTGTGAAGCAATTGCAAACATTCGGTCATAAGGTTGGAATTGGTATGAGACTTAAAATGTGTTGCATATTACTAGTGACATAGTGGTGCAGTACGGCTCATCTTGACGCTGTAGGCATAGTAAGAAGTTTCTAGCATATACTGGGAAAGTATGCATTTAGATTGTTTATAGAAGGGTGTGTGTGCAAAGTGCGACCAAAAGGGTCCTTCGATTAGGAGGACACGTTTTttcaaacatatatatatataaagtaattGGCAGAGGCGTTGCGGATATGAGAGGGCGGGGTGAAGGAGGTTGGAGAGTTGTGAAATAATGCTGTTCTGATAGAATTTGTGAAATGACGCCAAGTCCATAAAATATGTTACAGATTAAATAATGCTGTTTCAGTAGAATTTGTTGTAAATCGTAAATATAATGATGTTTCAATAAATTTTTGTAATTTCTGACTGAATTTGTAAAAATGCTTGTTTTGATGTAGTGAAATAATTAGAGAAATATTTACCCATTTTAGTTGGTTTATATTATATGTAGTTTAGTAACGGTTCTACATAAAATGTGATTACATTAGTGTTGGTAAAGTCGATGGTTAATGATTCATTTGCCTTATTATATACTGTGTCCCTCCGGATTTGTTTAAGAATATATACGATGGACACAACAGATGGATATAGTGTGAATTCTGGATTTCTGGTAAGCATACATGTAAATGTTTTCGTGTAAAGCATTAAAAactatttttctagattctgtgTAATATTTGTTTAAAGTTATAGCTATATATTAGCAGCCAATTCACAGTGTTCTGCTTtgagactatatatatatagaaattgTGCAGGATATTTGCCTTTCATCTACATGAGTGGGTATTGAGTTCTACCATGCTGCTCGTGATGCTTTACTTCTTTATGCGGCTTTTATACCAGCCAAGGTcgctttgaaattttatttttttactgAGTGAACTTACGCACTCCTAGGGGTCTAACCCTTGACATCCTCTAAAGTTTCGAGGAGTTGCAAAGTCGAGCCAGCTCAGGGATCGCTTTGGCAAGCACCTCAAGTGTTTCGTAGCACAGAATCATCACCAAGAAATTGTGTGACACATTTGGGAGCAATTCTAACGACACTGTTGACTCTGTATTCCTTAATTGACCAATCCAGTCTGGTGATTAACTTCTCCAATCCTTAATTGAAATGTCATCTCAGCCATGTCAGAGTAGCAGTTAAGCAGAAAAATAAAGCTGCACTGTCTTTTAATCAAGTAAAATCATCAATACCCTGAATGTGAAATTGCTTGTTTAACTTGATGCTCAATGAATCCTCCTCTGACCATACATTCATAGCTTGCATTACACAGCACAAATTCATTTGTTTTTAACACTCTCATAGAGCATTTCAGTAAACAAACTCAATCCCATAACAGAATCACCATTATCACCACAAGCTGATTGTAGTTGCATGACGTTTTTCTTGCAATCAAAACTTGGCAATGGTCCAAGCAGCATACCATGCGACTAACGCTCAACTAGTCATGTCAAGCTGAGTTTTAAACATAATAGTATACTATAACATTACAATCAGTTCCAGGAAGATTGTTTCGATGATTAGGTGAAAAAGATCTTGGATTTTTATAAAAGATGTGATAGAAAGGCTTCAGCGAGGAAATAAGATGAATCTCAGTTGATGGCCAGAGTTTGGTATGCAGATCCATTTAGTAAGTTTGGTATGGCAATATTGCTCATTCCCTACACCAGTGGTCCAGTACACCTTCCCCATGACAAAATCGAATACCCATTACCCTTCTCCTGGTGTTAAAATTGGTGACTAGTTTTGAGTCAAGCTAAGCTTGCTATTACTATCCTACATAGCAAGTCCATGGCTGTTACAGATATTAGAAATAGATGGAAAACTTTGTGCCACCAGTGTCATTAACTTTGGTCGCTATAAGGATACAAGTGATTACTCGGATGCTTTGACTACTACAGGAGACTtgtataaaaaaaattagtaagGCAGATTATTATTGTAATGTTAAGTAATCCTCACCATCTAGCTGATCTAACCTCACATACATACCAATCAATGGTCCATCTCAGGCTTAATTTTGTAGTCATTTTTCATCATCTCAAAGTAAGCCAATCCCTCATTGACCATACCAGCACGGCTACAAGCTGATAGAACGCTACAAAGGTAATCTTGTTTGGCCTGACACCAGCTATTCTCATGTCCTCAAAAACCTGCTGAGAGCAATTATGCTGAGAGAAAGCTGTAATCATAGAAGTCCACGATATAATTGTTCTTATAGACATCTCATTGTTCTTATACACTCGAGAAGGTGAACAGATCAGGTTTCATATTTGATCGATTCATTATTTTAAATATGTCAAGTGCCTCCATTCCACTGATGTGTGCCGAAAGACTATCCTCTGCTTGTTCATCATCTGGGCATGGCCTGCAATCCTAGCATTCCATGTAACTAAGCTAATTTTCTCCATTCCCTCAAACAATTTCTTAACTTTGCCTCATTAATCTTGGTACATTATAGGAACACATAATAGGTACAGCTAGATTAAGCTTGATGCTCAATGAGGATCTGTGGACCATACATTCATAACTTGCATTACACAGCACAAATTCAGATCACTGGTAAGTGGTAAACATGTATTCATTTGTTTTTAACACCGTCATCATAGAGCATTTCAGTAAACAAACTCAATCCCATAACCATAACAGAATCACCATTATCACCACAAGCTGATATTGGTGTGGTCCTGGTCCATGAGATCACATTCTCATTAGTTCTTGAAAATGCTTTCACCGCAGAATCCAAACTACAAGTATAAGCACGCATTCCCAATACTCGTGTCATCGTGTCATCTTCAACTTGATCTTTTACAATAAATCCATGTAACTGTTGGCCTAATTTAACATGAAGTATAATTTGTCATTATAAGTCCCACCTTTGACATTTCACTGAAAACAGAATAGCATTTACATTTTGACTGCTGGCCTCCCTTTTTTGCGCTATTGCAtagttatttatttaaatttaatgaaatctaatcaaattttaaaaaatattaataatattctaTGTAATATTACAAAATTGCTACACAAAgaaaaaaataaagttaaaatgttattattataatatttaaaaattatagaaGTAGTGTATGCTCTAGTtcattcaaaaaattattttgatacattTATAAACCTGACACACATCAAGTGTACTACTTTTCCTCTTCTACTATTTTTCTCTTCACTTAGCAATATAATTTCAATGTATTGTgttagaataaaatataaatgttgTATTCAGGTGCTATTAAAAAATTTGATGTCTTTTAAATATAATCAAatataatcaagatttacaataATTTTAGGAAAAAACATATATCTTTTTAGAGGAAAAATGAAAAATAGGAAAATGCTTTATTAACTTTAATTATTGACTACGATTTTTTTTGGACAAAAGAGGTATTTTAATTGCTTTAAATATAAAAGAAAACATGTTTAAATGGAAAATAATTAGGATTAAAATATGTTTCAAAGAAAAAGAtactaaaaataattaagaaaaataaaataaaaataatatgaataataaattagGCGTCaccgactaccaaatttttaGGAAATAATAATACGAGAGTATAAATAATTGAATACGTTTGCAAGTACACtagtataataataataatttacatattaCCAGTAAGTATGCTGTATTTTTTAATTTACTTTACCTAAATAATCtagaaaaatataatatttactcgtgttgtgttttttttaattaaaagTAACACAATAGACAGTAAGAAACACCCCTCATTTTGTAAGCCCTAACGTTAACTCTCTTGTCTGAAAAAAGCTCTACAACTCTACGAAGCTCGAATCGGGCCAGATCTTCACCGAATCACAAAGTTTTGTCGGCTAATCGTAATCTACAACTCTCAAGGTATGATAATTTTAACTTCATTTCACGATTTGACACTTGTAAATGGCTTGCATTTAGATTTTGACTGTTTTTCTGTTTGCTAAGCTAGATTTTGAGTGTTTTGTTTTGCTAAGGCTAGATTTCCCTTTTGCATACTTGAGTGTGTAGTGAACAACATGGACGACAGCAGAGGTGTTGGTTTGTACTACCACAAGGCTATGGAAAAGCACAAAGCACCAACTAATCAGTCACACGAGGAAGCTCCTCAGCGGACCCGCAGTATATGGCGTACTCTCAAGGACAAAGGCTTTCTTCAAAGGTTCTCTACTTTCTGACATTTTTCTATTCTTTTATTACTTATTTTTATTTTGAGTGGGTGAGTTGGGTTTGAGAAAGTACTCATGGGTTAAGCCATGCAAAACTCTCTCTACTGTGTGTATCACTTAATACACCTATTTATTTTAGTCTAGCACTTCATACACCCACCTTTTTACCTAACTCATCAAATCTCAGTCAAATCTGCCCATTATTTATCTCATTAATTATATGTGTATGTAAATATGTTATTTCATATAAGTTTATCTTATATACTTGCCTTGAAAACAATAATGATATGTGCTTTTGATGAGACAACTGAACCACTTTGAAGATTGGAACATATATTTTCATCAACAAAATCAAGATTTGTGTAAACTGGGCATTTTTTAGTTATGTAAATATATATCTAGTTGGATGTGTGACTGGAAGCTGATGTGTAGGAATTACGTAAAGGAGATTTAAAagctgtgtgtgtgtgtgttgtttTTAATTTGAAAGACCAAATTGCAAGTTATATCTAGTTTACTGATGTGTTGGAAGATTATGCAAGTTGTCCACGAATTTAGTGATGCTTTAGCCTATTAACCCATTCTAATTCAATTCTTTTTTATCAATATTCATGATGATTTTTCAGGTGTGTTTTGATTGAGGGCCGAGAAGCTATGGATGAGCACTTATTGTTAGTTCACACAGATGATCATATCAGATTCATCAACGGGGTCCGGTCAAGCCACGTCCTCATAGTAAGGGATACAAAGAAACTAACAAAAAATATAAAGATTGTGAGAGGGAACAAGTTTATTTTAATAATCATTCATCTAAAGCGGCCCGTTTTGCAGCCGGAGGTGCAATAGAGGTACTAATAAATATTTTTCAAAGTTTAGTAGTTTTCAAAGTTCATTGAACATATTCCCGCATCTTTGAGATTTTTGATTTCAAACTTGTGCACCACATAGTACTAATTAATAATTTTCTTAGGTTGCCCGACTAGTTGCTGATGAGGAGCTGAGCTCAGGCTTTGCCGTTGTCAGGCCACCTGGCCATCATGCAGAGAGGGAAGACTGCAAGGGCTTCTGTTTGTACAACAATGTTGCCGTGGCAGCGAGTTTTCTATTAGAGGAACGGGTAAGAATTTCATGATAGATGTTTTATCAATTTAATCATTATTGTAGTTTTGTCTTACATTTATTGATTTGTTTGATGCAATGCAGGCTCGGTCAATCGAGAAGATTTTGATTGTAGATTGGGATATCCATCATGGGAATGGAACTCAGAGCAGcttttatgatgatgacagaGTCTTGTTTTTCTCGGTCCACAGGTATTGTAGCTACTTTCAAGTTATCAAAGCAATCATTTTAATTAGCAAATAAAAAAGTTTGTGCCAAAATGTAACTTAAAATTTGAATTCTTTTATATATCATTACATGAGTAAGCTATTTTTTTATTCAAGTTATATGAAGTCTTTAATTTTGCACAGTCTTAGAGATGTCTCtatgtatttatttttaaaagagtcatcaaacttaaaaatatattattttattttataaccCGTGTAAGTCCCAACTtatggattggttttcagttgaaACATGTTTCGGTTTTACATTATATTTGGCAGAGACCATGCAGATTAAAATTTGTTCTAAAAGTACTTATATCACGATCACAAATTCATAATCATATTGTGAACATTAAATTAAGCTTTAATTGTTAGGATTTCTACATATGTATGGAGAAGTACGTTCATGAAACTAGATTTACGAATTTGGGAAAATTTGTTTAATGTATAGTAGTTATCGTATCCCATCCTGTTTGCACGCAAATCCGACAATAGGACACTCACATCTGCCTTTGTTTTATTTTCTCTCTTCACAAATCGTAGGCGTGCTTGGCGTTAACTAGTTACTTCAACATGACCAAAGTGTTGATTTTATTAGCATATATGAAAGCATTGATGTTATATATTCTTTTGCAAAAAAAGTATCTTTGAATTTGACTCCTTTATCTTATCAGATTATTAAGTTAGGCAGTAGATTTGTTTGGCGTagttttttttttgcaaattcgTGTAATTATTTTGTACCGTATGGGTGCATATTGTTATTCAATTTTGATATTCCACTTCATATCATCCAATTAATATCACATTTTGGTGTCATGTTTAATATGTATTGGTTTGGTTGAACTAGGTTTGGAAATGGATTTTATCCGGGAACAAAGGATGGATCGCATGAAATTATTGGAGAGGGAAATGGAGCTGGATTCAACATCAATGTTCCGTGGTTGAGCAAAGACCGTAGCAACGCGGATTATATCGTTGTGTGGGACTATGTCCTCCTTCCTGTTGCTAGGCAATTCAAGCCGGATATTGTTCTGGTCTCAGCTGGATTTGACGCAGGTACCTTCGTTTTACAAAATATGTTCATTTAATTACTATCCATGTAATATTTCAATTATATTTGTTAATGCACTTGATGTTAGATTTTGTTCAACATAATGATCGATATGAGGTGAGCAATTGATGATCATGTTTATTCTGGATATATTCATACATCACTGTCCATTGTAAGCGATTTCGGGAATAACAAAACATAGTCTTTTTAATTCATATGTGAGAAGTTTCTTGTTATTTTAAACCAtgtttttgtatttttcaatTAAACCTTTTTAACAGAGTGAAAAGTGTAGTAGATATGGAGATGAGGGATGATATAACTAGTTAGCATAACTATGATCTACTTCCAAACTTTTGTACAATTTTGCTGCAACTAGATTAAAAATACCATTATGTTTTTCATAGGATTTGCGGAACAATTTCCTGTATCCATTAGAGTTTTCTTTTTCATCCTTGTAAACTATGAGACTTTGTATAAAGGAAGGATGTTAATTCACTTTATCCTGGATGCATTAATTCATATTCTAGTTGAAAGTTGTATTTGGTATTAATTATTAGTAACCTTGTTGGTTTTAAATGAATTGCCTTGTCAATCACATAACATTTAAAATTGATTTACATATGTATGTAAGAGAGATTTTAGAActttattttctaattttttggTATATTATGATTGGTCCAGCGAAAGATGATCCTATTGGTGATTGTAATCTTACAGCAGAAGGCTTTGCTGTTATGCTTGAAAAGGTCAGTGTACATATGTATATTTTATATAAACTTATTTGTTATGCTAAAGAAGGTTAGTTTAGAgttatataatttattttgagGTTCTGTATTTCAGTTATGTGCTTAATTGTATCCATGTACTATAAGATTCAGTGTCTTGATCCTTGTAGTTTAAAATTTCTTAACTCACGTCCTTCCGTTTTATATTAACTAACAAACGTTAGTCCCGGTTGAAATGGCagataaaaatttaatttaaatcaaGTTGGATACGAAGTAGGATACTGATTCACATTTTTGCACATGAATTCAATTTAACCTTTACAACTAATATACAATATATTGCATTATTGCATACAGTTTGAACTAAGGGGTTTGTTCAAAATTATGAATTAGGATTTGTAATAAAAGTTGAAATGAAATCGATTGGAAGTAGCACTCATCATTCCATAATTTAGAACTAGCAATAGATATATTATGTAAGATTTGACAATTAATACAAATTTTACTTTGGGTAAACGGAATCTACACTTACCAGTAGGAAAATTTTCAAAAGTCAAGTACATTAATTGCATCGTTTATACCAtaactatatttatatatacatacatcacTTTTTATGATTATGAGAAATCTTCAATATTAGACATGTTATAATAACCGGAGATATGAGTCGTGAGTCGCTGTTTACATTCGCGATCAAGC is a genomic window containing:
- the LOC141713826 gene encoding histone deacetylase 5-like, coding for MDDSRGVGLYYHKAMEKHKAPTNQSHEEAPQRTRSIWRTLKDKGFLQRCVLIEGREAMDEHLLLVHTDDHIRFINGVRSSHVLIVARLVADEELSSGFAVVRPPGHHAEREDCKGFCLYNNVAVAASFLLEERARSIEKILIVDWDIHHGNGTQSSFYDDDRVLFFSVHRFGNGFYPGTKDGSHEIIGEGNGAGFNINVPWLSKDRSNADYIVVWDYVLLPVARQFKPDIVLVSAGFDAAKDDPIGDCNLTAEGFAVMLEKLREFAEGKVVLVLEGGYLPTNLSDCVLACVEVLTDSHVFNASFGRPHGETYDVIKLVRETLSPYWPVLADEVLPVEVLADQVRETLSPYWPVLADEVLPVEVLADQGHQDSFMDSDPGKARMAALRSARGLVSPAVFDNLSDLSDAFAEGVAKLELLNRRIKDSLKIADQPESSGR